The stretch of DNA attacaagacagcagttcttacctctgcatcaGCCAAGCATACACATTGACTTtctgtcaattgatatttgggcttgggtttttactcattgacgGCAACgcgtaaattaaatgatttgtttttcattggttatattcttgaataaaagcgcacttgttttgttataccttttgtgaaagagattgatatttgaactaaagtcttcacacattatacactcatccatccatccatcctcttccgcttatccaaggtcgggttgtGGAGGCAACAGCTTAAGCAGAggggcccagacttccctctccccggccacttcttccagctcttccgggagaatcccaaggcgttcccaggccagccgggagacatagtccctccagcgtgtcctgggtcttccccggggcctcctcccagttggacgtgcctggaacacctcaccagggaggcatccaggaggcatcctgatcagatgcccgagccacctcatcggactcctctcgatgcggaggagcagcagctctactctgagcccctcccggatgactgagcttctcaccctctctttatgggaaagcccaaacaccctgcagaggaaactcatttcagccgcttgtattcgcaatctcgttttcggtcactacccatagctcatgaccataggcgagggtaggagcgtagatcgcctggtaaattgagagctctgccttacggctcagctcctttttcaccacgacagaccgatgcagagaccgatccgcctgtcgatctcacactcaattcttccctcactcgtggaAGGATCTCttcccccaaccctaagagggcactccacccttttccggctgaggaccatggtcttggatttggaggtgctcattctcatcccagccgcttcacactcagctgcgaactgatccagagagagctgaagatcacagcctgatgaagcaaacaggacatcatcatctgcaaaaagcagtgacccaatcctgaatccaccaaaccggaccccttcaacaccctggctgtgcctagaaattctgtccataaaagttatgaacagaatcggtgacaaagggcagccctggcgaagtccaactctcactggaaacgggctcgacttactgccggtaatgcggaccaggctctgacaccggttgtacagggaccgaacagcccttatcagggggtccggtatcccatactcccggagcaccctccacaggattccccgagggacacggtcgaacgccttttccaagtccacaaaacacatgtagactggttgggcaaactcccatgcaccctccaggactctgccaaGAGTGaacagctggtccactgttccgcgaccaggacaaaaaccacactgttcctcctgaatccgaggtttgactatccgacggaccctcctctccagaacccccgaatagaattttccagggaggctgaggagtgtgatccctcagtagttggaacacaccctccggtccccctttttaaagggtGGGGGGGGTGGGGAGAccaccaccaccccggtctgccaatccagaggcactgttcccgatgtccatgcgatgttgcagagacgtgtcaaccaagacagtcctacaacattcagagccttaaggaactccgggcgtatctcatccaccgcCGGGGCCCTGcaaccaaggagttttttgaccacctcggtgactttagtcccagagatgggagagcccacctcagagtccccaggctctgcttcctcattggaaggcatgttagtgggattgaggtggtcttcgaagtactccccccccCTCCGACCCACAAtatcccaagtcgaggtcagcagcacaccatccccaccatatacggtgttgacactgcactgcttccccctcctgagacgccggacggtggaccagaatctcctcgaagccgtccgaaagtcgttctctatggcctccccaaactcctcccacgcccgagtttttgtctcagcaacaaccgaagccgcattccgcttggcctgcctgTACCTATCAGCtacctccagagacccacaggacaaaaaagtcctataggactccttcagcttgacgacatccctcaccgccggtgtccaccaacgggttcggggattgccgccatgaagggcaccgacaaccttgcggccacagctctggtcagccgcctcaacaatagaggcacagaatatggcccattcggactcaatgtcccccacctccctcgggacatggttgaagttctgccggaggtggaagttgaagctacttctgacagtggactctgccagccgttcccagcagaccctcaacACGTTTGAGCCTACCAAGTCTGAccagcatcttcccccaccatcgaagccaactcaccaccaggtggtgatcagttgacagctctgcccctctcttcacccgagtgtccaagacatatggccgcaagttcgacgacacgaccacaaagtcgatcatcgacctgaggcctagggtgtcctggtgccaaatgcacatatgaacacccctatgcttgaacatggtgttcgttatgtacaatccgtgatgagcacagaagtccagtaacaaaacaccgcttgggcTCAGGTTCATTATACACTTCacttcattattactataacatggaaaaagttttagttttgtgttcaacatttcttgccatccaacatttacccagatcgttgtagacacggaacacacataaaatgcatgtatttcaaataacaatacaGTACTATTTACTGTATAGAACTCAAGTCATAATTTGATCAGTAAAAACTTTAGTGATGCAACTTTTGGCAAATTATCTAATACAAAACAATTGTAATAGAACTTTACAATACAACTTTAGTCACCTCCAGCACTTAACCTGAgagtcaaaataattaaaatgcaataccTTTTTATGTGGAATTAGTTCTAGACATGCCCGGTAAACTTGTCTTGTTCGTGTTGAATCCtgtaattaaacaaatttaattatttcttgtgTTAATGTATAATCTTAAATTGACTAGTTTTGATTATTTAGTATACTTAAGGGTGAAAATTACTTTGATATTATAAAGTTTCTTTAATGATAAAAGGTATAGCAAATGACTTCACACAAAGAGCCTAATAGAACAGATTcattagaaatgtttttaaattggtCAAACACATATTTGTGACTTGCTCAAAGGTAGTGATGAGATTTAAATCTAAAACCTTATTCAAACCTAAACAAAAAACATGTGGCCAAAGTTATATAAAATGACACATATATAAATCacatgatcaaaaaaaaaaacctttgtgattttattttttcctttcagatAAAATTACCATGGCTTCTAGTTCTTCATAAAGTGCATAGTTAACCCACAGATAAATGTATCTTTTCCAATGCCTCTTCTCTGAGATTGGTGGGACATTCGCAATAGCTCTCTCATAGACTTCTCGAACAGTGTCTGAATCTGTATCACTTTCAACAAGTCTCAAGTAATCAAACCAGGCATCGTAATTGTGAGGATTTGCCTAGaaagtagtaataataaaaaacatggaACTAAAGCAATAGAATAAATTGCTTTAAAAATTAATCCTTCAGAAAAGTTAATTTTTGAATAGATCATCGTATCTAAAAAAACTTACCTTAACCTCCTCTTCATACTGAAAGCGTCTCTTGCTAATTATTACATCTTCAATTCCCCATCTGCCTCCAAATTTCTTCTCAAATATTGTATAGTTCTTGAAGAGCTCCCGAGCTTGTTGTTTAGGAATCTTGTCCAAAGCATATTTGTAGACTACTCTGACTCTTTCAGACTAGTGAAGGTTTAAAATCAAAACCAAGTAAATCTATATATAGTATTTTCATAATTAGTTGCAAActctacatgtacagtatataaattctaCTCAAGacttaaatttgaaaaattaccTCCTTTTGTTTTTCCTCAAACTTTGCAAATGCCACAAACAGTTGTTCGTCCATATATTCCTCCCCAAAGAATTCCACTGCTCTTTCAAACACTTTCCTAGCATGAGTAATATATCCATGTTTATCTTCAAAACGAGCATATTTAATCCAGTTTTTCACCTCCGGGTGTACAAATACAAGTTCATAGaagtaaaggattttttttttttttataaaaatgggaCCTTAGAAACCCCTGAATTTAATAATGAATCTACATAAAATATCCCCCACCTGTAACTGAATATCATATTTTATTGACATCCTCAACATTTAACTACATCACTTAAGACATTTCAAATATTAATGCCTACAAACCTTTTGCTTACAACTCAGATATAGCTACTACTTAGAAACGTTTAATTAAAAGGATATAGCTCTCGTAAATATTGCGggctttttccacttctttgtatCTTAATTCAAAATTAATGTAGGAGTGCCAGGCCTGCTCATCTGGCTGCCATTCCATCCATCGCTCAAACACCTGGCGACAACCAGCAACATTCCCCAACATTTCTTCCATATATGTATACTTGTACCTAATTAGAAACACACCGACTTATTTTTGCTTGAAGAATGCCAACTATAGaataatcaaataataaacaaatgtgtGATCATATATCTTAGAACTCTGGTTTGTCAAAATTCTGATCCAAGCTATTCTTACCAAAACTGGTTGACCCGAGGGAGGATAGTAATAGCTCTgtcccaaatatttctggcatgGTTCACCTGTCGATTCTTCATTTCCATCTCTGCATACTTGAGCCAAAGAGCTACATTTCTGTGATCTACATCTAATGCGCGTTCGTAAATTGAACGTGCCCTAGaattggaaaatattttaaaatttccttcataaacaaaagaaaaacacattgcatttgtaattaaatttaaGGTAGTACCAATGACTACACAAATACAGTTGCTGGAATGCAAGGAGTTTTtgcatactgtatactgcaaCTTACCCATTTAtggcaaacaaaaaacaatagcttgaaaaacacaagacacttaaacaagaaaaaacacaGGACAAATAGCAAATATACCTAAAAATTTTAAACGTGTgtcaaactaagaaaaaaaaaaaaagtcagtcctggagggctgcagtgtctgcaggtttttgttccaacccagttgcttaattagaaaataatccttgccaagaatttaattttatgacttgttaatgctttaaatctgccatgtcaggtcattcccatatcctagattttttttcctttctaaggatatcgtccaaattatttgaagtctaaaattgaggagtaattctcag from Polypterus senegalus isolate Bchr_013 chromosome 16, ASM1683550v1, whole genome shotgun sequence encodes:
- the LOC120516701 gene encoding crooked neck-like protein 1 isoform X1; this translates as MHKMASTAAGKQRIGKAAKVINKAASEVQITAEQLLREAKHRDLELLPPPQKRQETQEELNSYNRRKRKEFEDYIRKHRQVVHIWIKYATWEERLREIQRARSIYERALDVDHRNVALWLKYAEMEMKNRQVNHARNIWDRAITILPRVNQFWYKYTYMEEMLGNVAGCRQVFERWMEWQPDEQAWHSYINFELRYKEVEKARNIYESFVFVHPEVKNWIKYARFEDKHGYITHARKVFERAVEFFGEEYMDEQLFVAFAKFEEKQKESERVRVVYKYALDKIPKQQARELFKNYTIFEKKFGGRWGIEDVIISKRRFQYEEEVKANPHNYDAWFDYLRLVESDTDSDTVREVYERAIANVPPISEKRHWKRYIYLWVNYALYEELEAMDSTRTRQVYRACLELIPHKKFTFAKLWILYAQFEIRQKNIQFARQALGTSIGKCPKNKLFKWYIQLELQLREFERCRKLYVKYIEFNPQKSTTWMKFAELETILGDLGRAHAINELAINQPRLDMPERTLWRQ
- the LOC120516701 gene encoding crooked neck-like protein 1 isoform X2 — encoded protein: MHKMASTAAGKQRIGKAAKVINKAASEVQITAEQLLREAKHRDLELLPPPQKRQETQEELNSYNRRKRKEFEDYIRKHRQVVHIWIKYATWEERLREIQRARSIYERALDVDHRNVALWLKYAEMEMKNRQVNHARNIWDRAITILPRVNQFWYKYTYMEEMLGNVAGCRQVFERWMEWQPDEQAWHSYINFELRYKEVEKARNIYESFVFVHPEVKNWIKYARFEDKHGYITHARKVFERAVEFFGEEYMDEQLFVAFAKFEEKQKESERVRVVYKYALDKIPKQQARELFKNYTIFEKKFGGRWGIEDVIISKRRFQYEEEVKANPHNYDAWFDYLRLVESDTDSDTVREVYERAIANVPPISEKRHWKRYIYLWVNYALYEELEAMDSTRTRQVYRACLELIPHKKFTFAKLWILYAQFEIRQKNIQFARQALGTSIGKCPKNKLFKWYIQLELQLREFERCRKLYVKYIEFNPQKSTTWMKFAELETILGDLGRAHAINELAINQPRLDMPE